The Arenibacter algicola region CCCTGTTTCCTTTAATCAAGGAAGCAATTAATTGGTCTAAGGGTTGTCCTGACATTTCGTGAGCAATTAAATGATTTGAGTATTATTTAGAATAATGTAAGGTGCTTTATTTCTTGGAAAAAAATAACCTCCTAAAGCTAACGTCCGAAAATAAGATGTAATTTCTTTCAATTCAACTAAAAATTACACATTTAGCAATACTTTTTTTGCCAATTCCTTATCCGTATAAAAAAAGATGTATATTTAAAATCTCAATTGTGTCTTTTGTTATTTATTTTTTATGAAATTACACCTTCTTAATAGGGCCAGTTTACAGAACAGTTCCTTTACAGTAACACATAACAAGTATTCCCATTTTTTAAAAATTTGGCATTACCACCCGGAATTGGAATTGGTTTACATTGCCGAAAGTACAGGGACCCGCTTTATTGGGGATGGAATTGAGAAATTCTCCGAAGGGGATCTCGTTTTAATCGGTAAAAACCTTCCACATATGTGGCTCAATGACGAGGTTTATTTTGAGGCTGATTCGGGCCTGATCTCGGAGGCAATTGCCATACATTTTAAGGAAGATTTTTTAGGGTTGGAATTTCTAAATGCCATAGAAATGAAACCAATACTTCAATTGATCAAAAGGGCTGCCCAAGGAATTAAATTTTCCAATATTGAGGCTAAGCTTATTGAAAAAATTAAGAAACTTCATAGCCACGAACCTTTTGACAAAACTATAAAGCTTATAGAAATTTTGCACAAATTGGCAAATCATGAAGAGTATCAGTTATTGTCAAGTCCAGGATTTCTAAATTCCTTTAACAAGACGGATAATAAAGGTTTGGACGAAATTTATGAGTTTGTCTTTAAAAATTTCAATCAACCTATCGGCTCCAAAGATGTGGCGGAGATAGCCAAAATGAACCCTTCTGCCTTTAGTAGGTTTTTTAAACGTATCCACAGAAAGACATTTACCCGTTATTTAAATGAGATTCGAATTGGATATGCCTGTAAATTATTGATAGAGAATAAGAATAACATTACGCCGGTCTGCTATGAATCCGGGTTTAATAACATCTCAAATTTTAACAGACATTTTAAGTCCATAACTGGGATGTCGCCCTCCGATTATATTAAACTTCATACTCAAAATTGACAAAAACTTTATTATTAGCAAAAAAAGTATTTAAAATGGTGCTTCTTGTGGTTGTTAGAGAAAAGGTTTGCTGTTAGTTTTGTTTGGATTAATATTATAAATAATGAACAACAAAATTATAATTACGGATGTTCTGGTAAAAGACGTCCGATTTCCTACCAGTAAGTCACTGGATGGATCAGATGCAATGAATCCGGATCCCGACTATTCCGCGGCCTATGTAATACTAAAAACCGACCATCCGGACGGACTGGAAGGGCACGGATTAACCTTTACCATTGGTAGGGGAAATGAATTATGTGCAGCGGCCATCCATTCATTGGCGCCCTTGGTGAAAGGAAAATCTTTGGAGAGTTTTACGGCAAATATGGGAGCATTTTGGAAGATGATCACCGGGGACAGTCAACTGCGTTGGTTGGGTCCTGAAAAAGGTGTCATCCATTTGGCTACAGGTGCTGTGGTCAACGCCGTTTGGGATCTTTATGCCAAAGTGGAAAAGAAACCTTTGTGGAAACTATTGGCGGACATGACACCTGAAGAATTGATTTCCTGTATAGATTTTACTTACATAACGGATGCCATTACCCCTGTAGAAGCTTTGGAACTTCTTAAAGGCAAGGCGGCCTCCAAGCAGGAACGAATAGATAATCTTTTGAAGGATGGATATCCTGCATATACCACATCTGCCGGATGGCTTGGTTATTCGGATGAAAAAATGAGGAGACTTTGCAAAGAAGCCAAGGCCTCTGGTTTTAAGCATATGAAAATTAAAGTAGGGTCAGATTTAAACGATGATATGCGGCGTGCGGCAATAATCCGTGAAGAGATCGGTACCGACTTAAAACTCATGATGGATGCCAACCAGAAATGGGATGTGGATGAGGCCATTGCCAATATGG contains the following coding sequences:
- a CDS encoding L-fuconate dehydratase, which translates into the protein MNNKIIITDVLVKDVRFPTSKSLDGSDAMNPDPDYSAAYVILKTDHPDGLEGHGLTFTIGRGNELCAAAIHSLAPLVKGKSLESFTANMGAFWKMITGDSQLRWLGPEKGVIHLATGAVVNAVWDLYAKVEKKPLWKLLADMTPEELISCIDFTYITDAITPVEALELLKGKAASKQERIDNLLKDGYPAYTTSAGWLGYSDEKMRRLCKEAKASGFKHMKIKVGSDLNDDMRRAAIIREEIGTDLKLMMDANQKWDVDEAIANMAELKKFDPWWIEEPTSPDDILGHAKIAKAVHPIKVATGEHCQNRVVFKQLMQADAIGICQIDSCRVGGVNEILAILLMAAKFNIPVCPHAGGVGLCEYVQHLSMIDYIAISGSLENRIIEYVDHLHEHFYDPVVIKNGAYMPPSMAGYSITMKEQSLEDYSFPDGVIWKDEVMAK
- a CDS encoding AraC family transcriptional regulator, yielding MKLHLLNRASLQNSSFTVTHNKYSHFLKIWHYHPELELVYIAESTGTRFIGDGIEKFSEGDLVLIGKNLPHMWLNDEVYFEADSGLISEAIAIHFKEDFLGLEFLNAIEMKPILQLIKRAAQGIKFSNIEAKLIEKIKKLHSHEPFDKTIKLIEILHKLANHEEYQLLSSPGFLNSFNKTDNKGLDEIYEFVFKNFNQPIGSKDVAEIAKMNPSAFSRFFKRIHRKTFTRYLNEIRIGYACKLLIENKNNITPVCYESGFNNISNFNRHFKSITGMSPSDYIKLHTQN